The Thalassotalea sp. LPB0316 nucleotide sequence ACTGATTTGGCGAATATAAGTAAGTTTGTTTTTGCGGCGAATAATTAGCTGAGCAATAAATCTACCCGCGCTAAACAAGGCATAAATCATTAGCAAAACAATCAGGATCAATACCGGTGTCATCAACAGGGTTGAAACCTGAGACATGCTTAATTCAATCATTTCAATGGTCATTTTTGTTGTTATCTCCAAACACTAAAAAACTAAGTTGGTGTAATTCACTTGTCGGCATTCTATAGAAAGTAAAAAACAATTACAACAAATAATAATTATTCTCATTTGTATTTACATTAAGTTTTTGATCGGATATGTTGTAAAAAGACGTTAACAAAGCGCTTACCAAATTAGCGTTTTCCAATTTTGTATATTGATAGGATTTAAAGACTCATGGTTAAGCACCATTTATCAGTAATTAGTGTGGCAATTGCCGCATCATTAGCCACTGGTTATGCAACCGCAGACGAAGTACCAGCCGTTGTATTAGACGACATGGAAACCATTACGGTTTCTAGTAAACGTGTTGATAAGCCTCTAAAAGATGTAGCGGGTAGTGTCTCAGTGTTAAGTGCACAAGACATTGAAAAACAAGTCGTTACTGATATGAGTCAACTGTTTAAATACGATCCTAGCGTTGAAGTGACGGGCAACGCTGGCCAGGCCCAAAATATCATTGTTCGTGGTATGGGAGGTGATCGTATTTTACTTATTAAAGACGGTATGCGGATGAATGAAGGCTATGGTGCTAACGGCTTAAATGACATTGTTGGCCGCGGTTTCATCGATACTGATACCGTTAAACAAGTAGAAGTTGCCAAAGGTGCTGCATCATCTTTATACGGCTCAGACGCCTTAGGTGGCATCGTTGTATTTACCACCAAAGATGCGAGTGACTACTTAGCTGAGGGCGAAGATTTTGGTGGTAAAGTAAAATTTGGTTATAACGCTATTAGCCAGCAATACACTGGTGGCGCATCATTAGCCCTTCGCACAGGCCAATTCGAACACTTACTTCACTTGACTAAACGCCAAGGCGAAGAGCAACAGAACTACTACGAAACTGAGCCTGCACTTGATATTGATTCACAATCACTGCTCTACAAAGGCAAATACCACCTTAACGATACTGACTATATTAGTTTCACTGCCGATTTGTGGAATCAAGAGGTAAAAGGTGATTATGCTTATGGTTTACTTGAGTATTTTCGTGATTTAGCTGGCTATACTGTGATTGAAGAGAACAGCACAAGTGAGCAAGACAATAAATCATTCCAGCTGCGCTATTTCTCTGAAACAGCCACGCCAATTTATGATGTATTAAGCGTTTCACTCTACCAAAACGACACGAAACAAACCGATATTGAATACGGCCAACTTGATATAAACGCTAACTTTGGCTTCCCTGTGGTTGAAATTCGCGACATGTGGAAAACCTCGGTTTACAGCCAAGATACGGTGGGCTTTTTATCGAACGCTAGCCTTAAAATAAACGATAGCCATACCCTAGGTTATGGTTTAGATATTGAAAATTCAGCATCAACCCGTACTGAAGTTAAGCTCTATGAAGTAGCCGGTGTAGCGAAACCGGGTTATCCGCAAAACACCGATAAATTCCCTAAAACCGAAGTTAAGCGCGCTGGTTTTTTCATCAACGATGAAATTAGCTTACTAGATGGCAAATTAACCGTTACCCCAGGTGCGCGATTCGACCAATACGAGATGACTGCTAACGGCGCACTAAAAGCAGATGGCAGTGCCTACAAAGATTTTGACGAAAGTAATGTCTCGTTAAATATCGGTGCACTATACAAGTTCACAGATACCATCGCCGCGTTTGCCCAGTATGGTCAGGGCTTTAAAGTACCGGCATACGACTTAGCTTATCTCGATCACGACAATTCCATCTACGGCTATAGAATTGTCCCGAGTGATGATTTATCACCTGAAGAAAGCGATACCTTTGAAATTGGCGTTCGTGGCCATCAAGGTGATTTATTTTTCAGCGCAGCCGTTTATTACAGTAAATACGACAACTTCTTATCGACCGAATTAGTTGATATTGAAAGCAGTATTAACCCATGGACCGGCCAACCATCAGATGTATTAGTATATCAATACCGCAATATTGACGCGGTTACTATCAAAGGTATTGAAGCATCGGTACGCTACCACTTAAACGATGAATTAGCAGTTTATGCTAACGCCGCCTATAACGATGGCAAAGACGACACCACAGGCGACTACTTATCAACCTTAACACCGTTATCAGGGGTTGTTGGTTTAAGTTATGCGCTAGACAGTGTCACTACTGATGTTGTTATCAACTGGGCTGATGATATGAAAAAAACCAACGAAGGGGAATTTGCAGCTGCCGGTTATGGCACAGTTGATGTGATGGTCAGTTATGACGTCAATCAAGATTGGCGCTTCAATGTCGCTGTTAATAACTTATTCGACAAAACATACATTAGGCAAATTGGCTTAAATGGCCACGCTAGCGATGCTAATTTAGAGAGCTTAACCGAAGCCGGCAGAACCATTGCAGCCAATGTTAGCTATCAGTTCTAACTATTAATTTAACCCTCTCCAAGCAGGTTCAGTTTGTAAGAGTAACCAGGCAAATCCAGGCACGCCTGCGTTATTGAGTCCTTACAAACTGAACCACCCCCTAACAATTTAACCCAAGTTCAGGTTATTTAATCAAATAACGATTAATATGGTAGAATGCGACCAATCCCCTTGATGTAACAA carries:
- a CDS encoding TonB-dependent hemoglobin/transferrin/lactoferrin family receptor; the encoded protein is MVKHHLSVISVAIAASLATGYATADEVPAVVLDDMETITVSSKRVDKPLKDVAGSVSVLSAQDIEKQVVTDMSQLFKYDPSVEVTGNAGQAQNIIVRGMGGDRILLIKDGMRMNEGYGANGLNDIVGRGFIDTDTVKQVEVAKGAASSLYGSDALGGIVVFTTKDASDYLAEGEDFGGKVKFGYNAISQQYTGGASLALRTGQFEHLLHLTKRQGEEQQNYYETEPALDIDSQSLLYKGKYHLNDTDYISFTADLWNQEVKGDYAYGLLEYFRDLAGYTVIEENSTSEQDNKSFQLRYFSETATPIYDVLSVSLYQNDTKQTDIEYGQLDINANFGFPVVEIRDMWKTSVYSQDTVGFLSNASLKINDSHTLGYGLDIENSASTRTEVKLYEVAGVAKPGYPQNTDKFPKTEVKRAGFFINDEISLLDGKLTVTPGARFDQYEMTANGALKADGSAYKDFDESNVSLNIGALYKFTDTIAAFAQYGQGFKVPAYDLAYLDHDNSIYGYRIVPSDDLSPEESDTFEIGVRGHQGDLFFSAAVYYSKYDNFLSTELVDIESSINPWTGQPSDVLVYQYRNIDAVTIKGIEASVRYHLNDELAVYANAAYNDGKDDTTGDYLSTLTPLSGVVGLSYALDSVTTDVVINWADDMKKTNEGEFAAAGYGTVDVMVSYDVNQDWRFNVAVNNLFDKTYIRQIGLNGHASDANLESLTEAGRTIAANVSYQF